From Calothrix sp. PCC 6303, a single genomic window includes:
- a CDS encoding YggT family protein — MTTLAATNLTLGILLGLMIFLFIFRIILTWYPQVDLRRLPFSLIAFPTEIFLIPTRKIIPPLGGVDISPIIWVGIMSLIREVLLGQQGLLTMMMSRV, encoded by the coding sequence ATGACTACACTTGCAGCAACAAACTTAACTCTCGGTATTTTACTGGGATTGATGATATTTTTATTTATTTTCCGGATTATCTTGACTTGGTATCCCCAAGTTGACTTGAGGCGTTTGCCATTTAGTTTAATTGCTTTCCCCACAGAAATTTTTTTGATTCCTACAAGAAAAATTATCCCACCCTTGGGAGGTGTGGATATTTCCCCAATAATTTGGGTGGGAATTATGAGTTTGATCAGAGAAGTTTTGTTAGGTCAACAGGGATTACTAACAATGAT